A section of the Paenibacillus aurantius genome encodes:
- a CDS encoding DUF6220 domain-containing protein, whose protein sequence is MTTTRSSLPASAQYARIGFRILNVLFSICIAVQVFLAGFALFVDSAQWGMHGHFALYLAPISVLLFILSFPARLPKGIKIKSLVLIGLILLIFATAVFSEEIGFAAAAHPVISLGLFLNAMLIMRDNENERIEERRQRI, encoded by the coding sequence ATGACCACAACCCGCTCTTCGCTGCCGGCATCCGCTCAATACGCGCGGATAGGTTTTAGGATATTGAACGTGCTTTTTTCAATCTGTATTGCGGTGCAGGTGTTCTTGGCTGGATTCGCGCTGTTCGTAGATTCGGCTCAATGGGGGATGCACGGTCATTTCGCCCTATACCTCGCGCCTATCTCCGTCTTGTTGTTTATATTGTCTTTTCCGGCCAGACTGCCCAAGGGCATAAAAATTAAGAGTTTGGTGCTGATCGGTCTAATCCTTTTGATCTTCGCGACGGCTGTCTTCTCGGAAGAAATCGGATTCGCGGCAGCGGCCCATCCCGTCATCTCACTAGGCTTGTTCTTGAATGCGATGTTGATTATGAGGGATAATGAAAACGAAAGAATAGAGGAGCGGAGACAGCGTATTTAA
- a CDS encoding HAMP domain-containing sensor histidine kinase has translation MPKRYFKSFRQLHGRLTFSYMLISILAWLLVELLLLAGLGWGMHASRSFLLTTALKSNANAAASLLAGDQGPDRTGLAIWLKQQQHTVDKVFSYTGLFAVVDPQGQVIVSTGAGTSPPPQGALLPSQLSNQAGELLRTYLKSPDPGGSLTRHSASTGVLVLVPLEALEKQAAGVLVFQADDLHIRSSLWLGIGVTFLLPASVIIVLCVGAAGAVFGAVTSRPLIRRFGTLADAADHWSRGDFSVLVQDPGGDEMGRLTRRLNHMAEQLQHLVQVRQEQAALDERGRMSRDLHDSIKQQLFALFMQISGAKALLLQRKEGALTRLEQAEELLGQVQDDLTNLIHELRPAMLEGKRFPQALREQTGQWAAQTGIEAVFQVQGMRSISMPLEEALYRLTQEALSNVARHSEASQVHIQLLFLPETTRLTIADNGRGCDVSSQMGKGVGLLSMAERLLPFHGEVRYESKPGQGFVVTAAIAEEGRKDDKS, from the coding sequence GTGCCGAAACGTTATTTCAAGTCCTTTCGGCAGCTGCATGGGCGGCTGACGTTTTCTTACATGCTGATCAGTATTTTGGCGTGGCTCCTTGTGGAGCTGTTGCTGCTCGCGGGGCTGGGATGGGGAATGCATGCCTCGCGATCCTTTCTGCTGACGACTGCCTTGAAAAGCAATGCGAACGCAGCCGCTTCTTTGCTGGCGGGCGATCAAGGACCCGATCGTACAGGCTTAGCGATATGGCTCAAGCAGCAGCAGCACACGGTAGACAAAGTGTTTTCTTACACCGGCCTGTTTGCTGTGGTCGACCCACAAGGGCAAGTTATCGTATCAACAGGGGCTGGCACCTCCCCTCCGCCGCAAGGAGCTTTGCTGCCATCCCAGCTTTCCAACCAGGCAGGGGAGCTGCTGCGAACTTATCTTAAAAGCCCTGACCCTGGCGGAAGCTTAACCCGCCACAGCGCATCAACGGGAGTTCTCGTGCTCGTTCCGCTCGAAGCCCTGGAAAAGCAGGCAGCCGGAGTTCTCGTCTTCCAAGCCGATGACCTCCACATCCGCTCCTCGTTATGGCTTGGAATCGGCGTGACCTTCCTGCTTCCGGCCTCGGTCATCATTGTTCTTTGTGTCGGAGCGGCGGGCGCCGTGTTTGGTGCGGTCACCTCCCGGCCCCTGATCCGGAGGTTCGGCACCTTAGCGGATGCAGCCGACCATTGGAGCCGCGGTGATTTCTCCGTCTTGGTGCAGGATCCCGGCGGAGATGAAATGGGACGGCTGACCCGGCGGTTGAATCATATGGCCGAACAACTCCAGCACCTTGTGCAGGTGCGCCAGGAGCAAGCCGCGTTGGACGAGAGAGGAAGAATGTCGCGTGATCTGCATGACAGCATCAAGCAGCAGCTCTTTGCTCTTTTCATGCAAATCAGCGGAGCGAAGGCGCTTTTGCTGCAGCGGAAGGAAGGAGCGCTCACCCGGCTGGAACAAGCAGAGGAGCTGCTGGGGCAGGTGCAGGACGATCTCACGAACCTCATCCATGAGCTGCGTCCCGCCATGCTCGAAGGGAAACGGTTTCCGCAAGCGCTGCGGGAGCAAACCGGGCAATGGGCGGCGCAGACAGGGATCGAGGCGGTATTTCAAGTCCAGGGGATGAGGTCGATCTCGATGCCGCTTGAAGAAGCGTTGTACCGGCTTACGCAGGAAGCGTTGTCCAATGTGGCCCGCCACAGCGAGGCAAGTCAAGTTCATATTCAACTCCTCTTCCTGCCGGAAACAACCAGGCTGACAATAGCCGATAACGGCCGGGGATGTGACGTCTCCAGCCAGATGGGGAAGGGGGTCGGTCTCCTCTCCATGGCTGAGCGGCTTCTTCCCTTCCATGGAGAGGTACGCTATGAAAGCAAGCCGGGCCAAGGCTTTGTCGTGACCGCAGCCATAGCGGAAGAGGGGCGAAAGGACGACAAATCATAA
- a CDS encoding discoidin domain-containing protein → MILNADNSIDMWTCSYGTVEEWDYIRYNHSPDGGATWGTESIALRPTPGSVDAYSVCDPGVVKFGGYYYMGYTSTQNSLGTDNDVFVARSTSVTGPWEKWNGSGWGGNPQPFITFDDPLIDKYGAGEPSFVVKDSTLYIYYTWSSRDPVTGRNIEQMRVRTASTLNANWPGATVYKGVAINKEQEEDSADFKYVPSLNKFIAVSTAMRMGPFAYIKLHESTDGITYKPATLPKNYINIAAHNAGITGDELGHFDPTKNNRIAYAYGTKWANWYTAMNPFTLTNDNLPAVPRIHAVIPQNGQVELHFRTTGISGETYKIKYGTVSGSYPNTITGVTGSPYTVTGLTNGTPYYFTVTASNANGDSGSSLQVGAVPLAYSISPRIGVTASSQLSGWEAAKAIDSSVSTVWSSVDHDTSLAQEWITVDTGANRMIKRTTLTPRLPEEFGYPGPFAIQVSTDNSNWVTADLDIGQYKVEPNARHVYEFNEPLYGRYVRLLTNNLGFDQYQPRIHYFQLSDITIEDIPFGISASSSLSGWGPERALDGLSTTDYSSVNSSSSATVQWLSEDLGAIQPVQGVRLTPRATGLGFPIDFKFQSSSDGVVWNDISGASYVSYPNPGSAVQTFKFGSPVSARFVRLYATKLGNDNYSNYYLQLSEIKVDLLPKRTASSSSSLSGWGASNAADNQTGTIYSSIGHSSSNSTEWIAIDTGSVQAWSQLRVRPRASYGFPENFKIQTSNDGTTWSDIVGQSYVDYYNPEATTQVFPFSTLVNARYFRIYATKLRADDYGVYYLQMDEIIADH, encoded by the coding sequence ATGATTTTGAATGCAGACAATAGCATCGACATGTGGACATGCTCCTATGGCACAGTGGAAGAGTGGGATTATATCCGATACAATCACTCTCCTGATGGCGGCGCTACCTGGGGTACGGAATCGATCGCCCTCCGGCCTACCCCCGGTTCGGTGGACGCTTATTCCGTTTGCGACCCAGGCGTCGTTAAATTCGGCGGCTATTACTATATGGGGTATACTTCCACTCAAAATTCCTTAGGAACGGATAACGATGTGTTTGTCGCTCGTTCGACTAGTGTAACGGGTCCGTGGGAAAAGTGGAACGGCAGCGGGTGGGGAGGGAATCCGCAGCCTTTCATTACCTTTGATGATCCCCTCATCGACAAATATGGAGCGGGGGAACCCAGCTTCGTGGTCAAAGATTCCACGCTCTATATCTACTACACTTGGAGCAGCCGGGATCCGGTGACCGGAAGAAACATCGAGCAAATGAGGGTTCGTACGGCATCCACTTTGAATGCCAATTGGCCGGGGGCAACCGTCTATAAAGGAGTGGCCATCAACAAGGAGCAAGAGGAGGATTCGGCCGACTTTAAATATGTGCCGTCTCTGAACAAGTTTATTGCCGTCAGCACGGCCATGCGTATGGGACCGTTTGCTTATATCAAGTTGCACGAGTCAACGGACGGGATCACATATAAGCCGGCCACCTTACCCAAAAACTATATCAACATCGCCGCACACAATGCCGGCATTACAGGGGATGAACTAGGTCACTTTGATCCAACCAAGAACAACCGGATTGCTTATGCTTATGGAACCAAATGGGCTAATTGGTACACGGCCATGAACCCGTTTACTCTGACCAATGACAATCTTCCTGCGGTCCCCAGGATCCATGCCGTTATTCCCCAAAACGGACAGGTTGAACTCCATTTTCGGACGACAGGCATTTCGGGAGAGACCTACAAGATCAAATATGGGACGGTTAGCGGTTCTTATCCGAATACAATTACAGGGGTGACGGGCAGTCCCTATACCGTAACGGGACTGACGAACGGGACACCGTATTATTTTACCGTCACGGCGTCGAATGCCAACGGGGACAGCGGGAGCTCTTTGCAGGTGGGTGCCGTCCCGCTTGCATACAGTATCTCTCCGCGAATCGGTGTAACCGCCTCATCTCAGTTAAGCGGCTGGGAAGCCGCGAAAGCGATCGACAGCTCTGTTTCAACCGTTTGGTCTTCGGTCGATCATGACACTTCGTTGGCGCAGGAATGGATCACAGTGGATACGGGGGCTAATCGGATGATCAAGCGAACCACTTTGACACCGCGGCTTCCCGAAGAATTCGGATACCCGGGCCCGTTTGCCATTCAGGTAAGTACGGATAATTCCAACTGGGTAACCGCCGATCTGGATATTGGTCAATACAAGGTCGAACCGAATGCCCGGCATGTTTATGAATTCAATGAGCCGTTATATGGCCGGTATGTCCGACTTCTTACCAATAATTTAGGATTTGACCAATATCAGCCGAGGATTCACTACTTTCAGCTTTCCGATATTACCATTGAAGATATCCCGTTCGGCATTTCCGCCTCTTCCTCGCTTTCAGGCTGGGGACCGGAGAGGGCATTGGACGGGCTGAGTACGACGGATTATTCCAGTGTAAATTCGTCTTCTTCCGCCACCGTTCAATGGTTGTCAGAGGATTTGGGGGCGATACAGCCTGTTCAAGGAGTTAGGCTTACTCCTCGTGCGACCGGTTTGGGATTTCCTATTGATTTCAAATTCCAGTCAAGCAGCGACGGGGTTGTCTGGAACGATATAAGCGGGGCCTCTTATGTTTCTTATCCGAATCCGGGTTCCGCTGTACAGACATTTAAATTCGGATCACCGGTTTCTGCCCGCTTTGTGCGGTTGTATGCGACAAAGCTCGGAAACGATAACTATTCGAATTACTATTTGCAGCTCTCGGAGATCAAGGTGGATCTTCTCCCGAAGCGTACGGCCTCCAGTTCTTCCTCTCTTTCCGGTTGGGGGGCGTCCAATGCAGCGGATAATCAGACTGGAACGATATATTCCAGCATCGGGCACTCCTCGAGTAATTCAACCGAGTGGATAGCTATTGATACCGGATCCGTTCAAGCTTGGAGTCAATTGCGGGTCCGTCCGCGAGCCTCATACGGATTTCCTGAGAACTTTAAGATTCAGACCAGTAATGACGGCACCACCTGGTCCGATATCGTGGGACAAAGCTACGTCGATTACTATAATCCGGAAGCGACCACCCAAGTTTTCCCGTTCAGCACGCTTGTGAATGCAAGATACTTCAGGATTTACGCCACCAAACTGAGAGCGGACGATTATGGCGTCTATTATTTGCAAATGGATGAGATCATAGCTGATCATTGA
- a CDS encoding phytoene desaturase family protein, with translation MVAKYDVAIVGGGIAGLTAALYLARGGKRVVVLESQNQVGGRAITNKKEGIHFNLGSHALYAGDAYDIFRELNVNRDIFRKVDEFTPYGIWKERVHPFPAAIGSLLKSPLLSVADKYRFGAILMKILKLDTAMIPHMSLRDWMEEHVESPMVRHLLYVLARGGTYVQAPDLQVAGPLFRQMQRSITGVYYLKKGWGSLIEEMGSEARRLGVGVMTGKKVITVEHDEGRVQRVRCENDETIEVSCVILTTSPHISSKLVPSVEQTSLRTWEQQAIPITAACLDIGLRRLPVPKHQFIYGIDQPILMVNASRIKGLELSENDDVQVFQMIKFQGQESDAQEDRRQLEQAMDLVQPGWRRERVTEQYLPKMTVVHDFPHMKRVENPGPAVPQIKGLYVAGDWVSHGEYLAGGAAASAKRASLHILAH, from the coding sequence ATGGTCGCAAAGTATGATGTGGCCATTGTTGGGGGCGGTATTGCCGGACTGACCGCAGCCCTTTATTTAGCAAGGGGCGGAAAACGCGTCGTCGTTCTGGAAAGCCAGAACCAGGTGGGAGGAAGGGCGATCACGAATAAGAAGGAGGGGATACACTTCAACTTGGGTTCGCACGCACTCTATGCCGGAGATGCCTACGACATTTTCCGGGAATTGAACGTGAATCGGGATATTTTTCGGAAAGTCGACGAGTTCACCCCGTACGGAATCTGGAAGGAGCGGGTGCACCCTTTCCCGGCAGCGATCGGCTCGCTGCTCAAGTCTCCCTTGTTATCTGTGGCGGACAAATACAGGTTCGGGGCCATCCTCATGAAGATTCTTAAGCTTGATACGGCCATGATTCCACACATGAGTCTGCGAGATTGGATGGAGGAGCATGTGGAAAGCCCGATGGTGCGTCACCTACTGTATGTACTTGCCCGAGGAGGGACATATGTACAGGCTCCAGATTTGCAAGTGGCGGGCCCTTTGTTCAGACAGATGCAACGCTCCATCACGGGAGTGTATTATTTGAAGAAAGGCTGGGGATCCCTGATCGAGGAAATGGGTTCGGAGGCACGTCGGCTCGGCGTGGGAGTGATGACTGGCAAGAAAGTCATAACCGTTGAGCATGATGAAGGGCGGGTGCAGCGAGTTCGATGCGAGAATGACGAAACGATTGAGGTTTCCTGTGTCATCCTGACGACATCGCCACACATCTCGAGCAAGCTGGTTCCTTCAGTCGAACAGACTTCGCTGCGGACGTGGGAGCAGCAGGCCATTCCGATTACGGCCGCTTGTTTGGATATCGGGCTCCGCCGGCTTCCCGTACCGAAGCATCAATTCATCTACGGCATCGATCAACCGATCCTTATGGTCAACGCATCAAGAATTAAAGGGCTGGAACTCAGTGAGAACGATGACGTTCAAGTGTTCCAGATGATCAAATTTCAGGGGCAGGAAAGCGATGCGCAGGAAGATCGAAGACAGCTCGAGCAGGCGATGGATCTCGTTCAGCCCGGCTGGAGACGGGAAAGGGTGACGGAGCAGTATTTGCCCAAAATGACGGTCGTTCATGACTTTCCCCATATGAAGCGGGTGGAGAATCCCGGTCCAGCCGTCCCCCAGATCAAGGGCTTGTACGTGGCTGGAGATTGGGTATCCCACGGTGAATATTTGGCAGGCGGGGCAGCAGCAAGCGCGAAGCGAGCTTCCCTCCATATTCTAGCGCACTAA
- a CDS encoding response regulator, with the protein MTKEIHIMLVDDHSLVRQGVRSFLETQSDLRIVGEAASGEEAEALAAERVPDVVLMDLSMPGIGGIEAIRRVKKSSPHSQIVVLTSFQEDEYIFPALRAGALSYVLKNVQSGDLADIIRKACVGEAFLHPRVAARVVQELREERKDIPNVFNDLTERELEVLRLIAQGNANAAIAQALGISEQTVKGHVSNILGKLQLADRTQAAVLAWEQGVVQRKRQDG; encoded by the coding sequence ATGACCAAGGAAATTCACATTATGCTCGTGGACGATCATAGCCTGGTGCGCCAGGGAGTTCGTTCCTTTCTCGAAACCCAATCCGATTTACGCATCGTGGGGGAAGCGGCCTCGGGAGAGGAAGCGGAAGCTCTTGCCGCCGAACGGGTGCCCGATGTCGTCCTGATGGATTTGTCGATGCCGGGAATAGGCGGCATTGAAGCGATCCGCCGGGTTAAGAAAAGCAGTCCCCATTCTCAAATTGTCGTGCTGACCTCTTTTCAGGAGGACGAATATATTTTTCCGGCTTTGCGGGCGGGTGCTCTTTCTTACGTGTTAAAGAATGTCCAGTCGGGCGATCTTGCGGATATCATCCGAAAGGCGTGTGTCGGCGAAGCCTTTCTCCATCCTCGTGTGGCGGCACGGGTAGTGCAGGAGCTTCGGGAGGAACGAAAGGATATTCCGAACGTTTTTAACGATCTTACCGAACGTGAGCTTGAAGTGCTGCGCCTGATTGCCCAAGGAAACGCCAATGCGGCTATTGCGCAAGCATTGGGCATCAGCGAGCAAACGGTGAAAGGCCATGTCAGCAATATCCTTGGCAAATTGCAGCTGGCGGATCGGACCCAGGCGGCTGTCCTGGCTTGGGAGCAAGGCGTCGTTCAGCGCAAACGCCAAGATGGATAG
- a CDS encoding RNA polymerase sigma-70 factor — protein MDTEQLFQTYRTLLFSLAYRMLGSVMDAEDVVQDAFLAVNQLPTDANIRNVKAYLCKIVTNRCLNLLQSSAKQREVYVGTWLPEPLVHLEDVSLDPSEIYQQRETISTAYLMLLQQLSAVERAVFLLREIFQYPYDEIANMVGKSSFNCRQIFHRAKKGIRHEPPDLATSTVTETQVRQFIQSVIAGDANRLLELLSPDAVHYTDGGGKAPAALQPVVGARRVIPFYRQWMDWFGRPDSHYSYIITTVNGSPGIVMRIGGRIAYVYSFEASDSRIHSIYAVANPDKLKYLKEVVDENHRIGTENRPVG, from the coding sequence ATGGACACGGAACAACTATTTCAAACCTATCGGACGTTATTGTTCTCACTGGCGTATCGAATGCTGGGAAGCGTCATGGATGCGGAAGACGTCGTACAGGATGCTTTCCTGGCGGTGAACCAATTGCCAACGGACGCCAATATCCGGAACGTAAAGGCCTACTTGTGCAAGATCGTAACGAATCGTTGCCTGAACCTGCTGCAATCGTCCGCAAAACAGCGGGAAGTTTACGTGGGGACTTGGTTGCCGGAGCCGCTCGTGCATCTTGAAGATGTAAGCTTGGACCCTTCTGAAATTTATCAACAAAGGGAAACGATCTCAACGGCCTATTTGATGCTTCTGCAACAGCTAAGCGCAGTCGAGCGGGCCGTGTTTCTCCTGCGGGAAATCTTTCAATATCCGTACGACGAGATTGCCAACATGGTGGGGAAAAGCAGTTTTAATTGCAGGCAAATTTTCCATCGGGCCAAGAAAGGGATCCGACATGAACCTCCGGACCTGGCAACGAGCACCGTTACAGAGACGCAAGTGCGGCAATTCATCCAAAGCGTGATTGCAGGGGATGCGAACCGCCTGCTGGAGCTGCTGTCTCCGGACGCCGTCCATTATACAGATGGAGGCGGCAAGGCGCCGGCCGCCCTGCAGCCTGTCGTCGGAGCGAGGAGAGTCATTCCGTTTTATAGGCAATGGATGGATTGGTTCGGACGTCCTGACAGCCACTATTCCTATATAATCACTACGGTAAACGGAAGCCCGGGAATCGTAATGAGGATCGGCGGACGCATTGCTTACGTTTACTCGTTCGAGGCTTCGGACAGTAGGATTCATTCCATCTATGCCGTTGCCAATCCTGACAAACTCAAGTATCTGAAGGAGGTAGTAGATGAGAATCACCGAATTGGAACTGAGAACCGCCCGGTTGGCTGA
- a CDS encoding DUF3995 domain-containing protein: MLPHLYWAMGGTRGVGILKPDILQLSYFESINGIASVFLTVAGIIGLAFIYGNKGKATRYVLLFLALAGCSLSASHGIFGILYRILQMSGRIGLESGTFTLREDTYVLWDLVLFEPWFLVEGLLLGLVGWYFLKEARSRKIWLAACLLGVGIGLVTGLMGVRFA; this comes from the coding sequence ATGCTTCCCCACCTTTATTGGGCTATGGGCGGCACACGGGGGGTGGGCATTCTTAAGCCTGACATCTTACAATTGAGTTATTTCGAATCGATTAATGGGATTGCCTCCGTATTTCTTACCGTTGCCGGGATCATAGGCCTGGCCTTTATCTATGGAAACAAAGGCAAAGCGACTCGTTATGTGCTGCTCTTTCTAGCTTTGGCGGGATGCTCGTTGTCCGCTTCGCACGGCATTTTTGGAATCCTTTATCGAATCCTTCAAATGAGCGGGAGGATCGGATTGGAGTCGGGAACCTTTACCCTCCGGGAGGATACCTATGTGCTGTGGGATCTGGTACTTTTTGAACCCTGGTTTCTGGTGGAAGGGTTATTGTTAGGCTTGGTAGGCTGGTATTTCCTTAAAGAAGCCCGAAGTCGAAAAATCTGGCTGGCCGCATGCCTGCTTGGCGTTGGTATCGGTTTGGTCACCGGATTGATGGGGGTTCGATTTGCCTAA
- a CDS encoding VOC family protein: protein MRITELELRTARLAEMKEFYTERLGFALAAITEHSITIVAGGTRLTFVHEEEGRILPSYHLAMNIPENQIHDAKSWLLAKGCQVLSAEPLPFAGIQANEDIAYFEGTDAHALYFEDPSGNLVEFIARHRMDNASTEPFDHESILNVSEIGFPLRGSISEAIQRLDSRFDVTPYIGDGKTFQMLGDDHGMFILGDRAIGWYPSMVIPEVHPILMTILDPQEGEFQLDPYPYFIRAVSERPV from the coding sequence ATGAGAATCACCGAATTGGAACTGAGAACCGCCCGGTTGGCTGAAATGAAGGAGTTCTACACAGAAAGACTTGGATTTGCATTAGCAGCTATAACGGAACATTCCATCACAATCGTTGCCGGGGGAACGCGATTGACTTTCGTTCATGAGGAGGAGGGGAGGATCCTGCCTTCCTACCATTTGGCCATGAATATCCCTGAGAACCAGATTCACGATGCGAAAAGCTGGCTGCTGGCCAAAGGCTGCCAGGTGCTTTCCGCTGAGCCCCTTCCGTTCGCAGGAATCCAGGCAAACGAAGATATCGCTTATTTCGAAGGAACGGATGCGCATGCTCTCTATTTCGAAGATCCTTCGGGGAATCTGGTGGAGTTTATCGCCCGTCATCGAATGGACAATGCCTCCACAGAGCCTTTTGATCACGAATCCATTCTGAATGTCAGCGAGATCGGCTTTCCGCTACGCGGCAGCATATCGGAGGCCATTCAGCGCCTGGATTCCCGGTTTGACGTCACGCCTTATATCGGGGACGGAAAGACGTTTCAGATGCTCGGTGATGATCACGGAATGTTCATCCTAGGGGATCGGGCCATCGGCTGGTATCCTTCGATGGTCATTCCGGAAGTTCATCCTATTCTAATGACGATTCTCGATCCTCAAGAAGGGGAGTTTCAATTGGATCCATACCCCTACTTCATCCGCGCTGTTTCCGAAAGGCCAGTCTAA
- a CDS encoding VOC family protein has protein sequence MKVKRIVANINTKDITAAKCFYQDVLGLDIMMDLGWIRTYGLNEEMTVQISFASQGGSETPTPDLSIEVDDVDAALEGMKRAGFPIEYGPANEPWGVRRFFVRDPFGKLVNILAHDQ, from the coding sequence ATGAAAGTCAAACGAATCGTCGCCAATATAAATACGAAGGATATCACGGCAGCTAAATGCTTCTATCAGGATGTGCTTGGCCTTGATATAATGATGGATCTTGGCTGGATTAGAACTTATGGTTTAAACGAGGAGATGACCGTTCAAATTAGTTTTGCCTCACAGGGTGGCTCAGAAACGCCTACGCCTGATCTATCGATTGAAGTCGATGATGTTGATGCTGCATTAGAAGGCATGAAGAGAGCTGGATTTCCGATAGAATATGGCCCTGCTAATGAGCCTTGGGGCGTTCGACGATTCTTTGTCCGCGACCCGTTTGGTAAACTTGTCAATATTCTTGCTCATGACCAATGA